From Phycisphaeraceae bacterium, the proteins below share one genomic window:
- a CDS encoding dihydrodipicolinate synthase family protein: MSNPLPSAPVLDLLRSGVAIPATPLALNAQRKLDERRQRALARYYLAAGSGGLAVAVHSTQFEIRLPEHGLLRPVLTIAMEEMRRFEQAKKKTVIKVAGIVGQTHQAVAEAQQAIDLGYDMGLLSLGAMAKADDDELVAHCHQVAKVIPVVGFYLQPSVGGRILPASFWRRFAEIPNVVAIKMAPFNRYQTIDVVRAVAEAGRALSLGSRGVGHSSGVAKVDSGGSENGIALYTGNDDNIVGDLLGEWVFEVPAGGGKRVTQRVIGGLLGHWACWTKKAVELLEKCHWANTSAEMGARNHLPYDMMVLNRQVTDMNAAMFDPAHHFHGCIPGMHEILRRQGLLEGTWCLNPKEVMSPGQAEEITRVCKAYPHLVDDDFVAQHLDEWLR, translated from the coding sequence ATGAGCAATCCCCTACCCTCGGCTCCCGTCCTTGATCTGCTCCGAAGTGGCGTTGCGATTCCCGCCACTCCGCTGGCGTTGAACGCGCAGCGCAAGCTCGATGAACGCCGTCAGCGCGCCTTGGCACGTTACTACCTGGCGGCAGGCTCAGGCGGTCTGGCGGTTGCCGTACACTCGACACAGTTTGAAATCCGCCTGCCTGAGCACGGCCTGCTCCGTCCGGTGCTCACGATCGCGATGGAGGAGATGCGTCGCTTTGAGCAGGCCAAAAAGAAAACCGTCATCAAAGTCGCCGGCATCGTCGGGCAGACGCACCAAGCGGTCGCGGAAGCTCAACAGGCGATTGATCTGGGCTACGACATGGGGCTGCTGAGTCTGGGCGCGATGGCCAAGGCAGACGACGATGAACTGGTGGCCCACTGTCATCAAGTGGCGAAGGTCATTCCGGTCGTGGGCTTCTATCTCCAGCCGAGTGTCGGCGGGCGAATACTGCCGGCGAGCTTCTGGCGTCGCTTTGCGGAGATTCCCAACGTCGTCGCCATCAAGATGGCACCCTTCAACCGTTACCAGACGATCGACGTCGTCCGCGCCGTCGCCGAGGCCGGCCGCGCTCTCTCGCTCGGCTCACGCGGCGTCGGGCACAGCTCCGGCGTAGCCAAGGTCGATTCGGGCGGCAGCGAAAACGGCATCGCGCTCTATACCGGCAACGATGACAACATCGTCGGCGACCTGCTGGGCGAGTGGGTGTTCGAGGTTCCCGCCGGCGGCGGCAAGCGGGTGACGCAGCGCGTCATCGGCGGGCTGCTGGGCCACTGGGCATGCTGGACAAAAAAGGCGGTCGAACTGCTGGAGAAATGTCACTGGGCCAATACCTCCGCCGAGATGGGTGCCCGAAATCATCTGCCCTACGACATGATGGTGCTCAACCGGCAGGTGACGGACATGAACGCAGCGATGTTCGACCCCGCGCACCATTTCCACGGCTGCATCCCCGGCATGCACGAAATCCTCCGCCGTCAGGGATTGCTCGAAGGCACCTGGTGCCTCAATCCCAAAGAGGTCATGTCACCCGGTCAGGCGGAGGAAATCACCCGCGTCTGCAAGGCGTATCCGCATCTGGTGGACGATGACTTC